In Oryza sativa Japonica Group chromosome 2, ASM3414082v1, the following are encoded in one genomic region:
- the LOC4328450 gene encoding urease accessory protein D-like has translation MEAEAAMAPAAAPAAATGAVRVEKVRGRSAVTRCFAKYPLKLIAPSKAGRASSGAAWLYAITYGGGIVSGDIISCTVAVGDGCAAAMTTQASTKVYKAVDSKCSEQVLEARVGEDALFALIPDPVTCFSMARYHQKQVFHVFPNSNLVVVDWFTSGRYESGEKWNFSFYKSINHILLEDQPLFIDSVLLEQSSNFSIADRMQEYNVVAMVILLGPKLKHIQDQMQDEVKKMMSVQLRPPTSAGGRYSTRSQPLHPQRPPIIASCSPFGRMGTGMVARITAVSTESVYSFLRHHLAALEPFLGACPYPAS, from the exons atggaggcggaggcggcaatggcgccggcggcggcgccagcggcggcgacaggggcGGTGCGGGTGGAGAAGGTGAGGGGGAGGTCAGCGGTGACCAGGTGCTTCGCCAAGTACCCGCTCAAGCTCATCGCCCCCTCCAAG GCCGGGCGCGCGTCCTCCGGCGCCGCGTGGCTCTACGCCATCACCTACGGCGGCGGCATCGTCTCC GGGGACATCATCTCCTGCACGGTGGCCGTCGGCGACGggtgcgcggcggcgatgaccACGCAGGCCTCCACTAAG GTGTACAAGGCCGTGGATTCAAAATGTTCTGAGCAGGTGCTAGAG GCAAGAGTTGGAGAAGATGCACTCTTTGCACTTATTCCAGATCCTGTAACCTGCTTCTCAATGGCTCGATACCACCAGAAGCAAGTGTTTCATGTCTTTCCCAATTCAAACTTAGTCGTTGTAGACTGGTTTACAAGTGGTCGTTACGAGAGTGGAGAAAAATGGAATTTCAGCTTCTACAAGAGCATCAACCATATTCTTTTGGAAGATCAGCCTCTATTTATTGACTCG GTTTTATTGGAACAGAGCTCAAATTTTAGTATTGCTGACCGAATGCAGGAATACAATGTGGTTGCAATGGTTATTTTGCTGGG ACCAAAGTTAAAGCACATACAAGATCAGATGCAAGATGAGGTAAAAAAGATGATGTCTGTACAACTGCGCCCTCCCACTTCTGCCGGAGGTCGCTACTCGACAAGATCACAACCCCTACATCCCCAGAGGCCTCCAATCATCGCCTCCTGTAGTCCATTCGGTCGCATG GGCACTGGGATGGTTGCTCGGATAACCGCAGTGAGCACAGAATCTGTGTACAGCTTCCTGAGACATCATCTGGCAGCACTGGAACCATTCCTTGGCGCTTGCCCATATCCTGCATCATGA